In a single window of the Ciconia boyciana chromosome 7, ASM3463844v1, whole genome shotgun sequence genome:
- the SCG2 gene encoding secretogranin-2, with the protein MAETKTFQLEAACALTFFFVIICWVDAASFQQHQLLQKDPDYVMKNLQRFPNPDMIKALEYIEDLRKQTNKGESSPDYNSYQSVPYLLQQKESKDQVHLPDNVRDSLTEDESQWVKVMLEALRQAEKESKVGPKENKPYGLSSDNNFPAGVTDDYEAYKWPERWQKYLKMPLGHYEDSSRDSPFKRTNEIVEEQYTPQSLATLESVFQELGKMAGPSNHKKERLDEDQKLYTDDEDDVYKVNNIAYEDVVGGEDWNPIEEKVESQTQEEIKDSKEEIDKHEEEIDDEMKRSGKLSFVEDEIRRDNKDQMSEDVSKLMNYYLKRLMGGAANRKLRTGGELEEKRAPTFLDKQLDPQSIAQLIEISRNLQIPPEDLIDMLKAGEKKQLQSERLEAEQEAELPEDLDAIAETNLGQSDIFKNNVNSKNGYMKQPLNVIPENLPEDLNIEDIVSLLGTNNLANQNPSYLLNRLNQGNDLPRLSYIPRRLKGHPFPKAAWMNDLERRQMEYEKLNEKDEELADYLAKVLAKYPEVINTNQMKRIPVPASESDLQEDDWLEQAIREHLSQMGPQEAAKLASLSQRLSMAGETDDTQNRQYLDEDMLAKVLEYLKQEKSELERDHITKRAMENM; encoded by the coding sequence atggcAGAAACTAAAACCTTCCAGCTTGAAGCAGCCTGTGCTCTCACCTTTTTCTTTGTCATAATCTGTTGGGTTGATGCAGCTTCCTTCCAGCAGCATCAGCTGCTTCAGAAAGATCCAGACTATGTAATGAAAAACTTACAAAGGTTCCCAAATCCTGATATGATCAAAGCTTTGGAATACATAGAAGATCTTCGCAAGCAAACTAACAAGGGAGAAAGCAGCCCTGATTACAACTCTTATCAAAGTGTCCCATATCTCctgcaacagaaagaaagcaaagatcaGGTTCACCTACCAGATAATGTAAGGGATTCTTTGACTGAAGATGAGTCCCAATGGGTTAAGGTAATGTTGGAAGCCTTGCGGCAAGCTGAGAAAGAGTCAAAAGTTGGCCCAAAGGAGAATAAACCCTATGGTCTGAGTTCAGATAACAACTTTCCAGCTGGAGTAACTGATGATTATGAGGCTTACAAGTGGCCTGAGAGGTGgcaaaaatatctcaaaatgcCACTTGGGCATTATGAAGACAGTTCAAGAGACAGTCCTTTCAAGCGTACTAATGAAATAGTGGAAGAGCAATACACACCCCAAAGCCTTGCTACGTTGGAGTCTGTGTTTCAGGAGTTGGGGAAGATGGCAGGACCTAGTAACCACAAGAAAGAAAGGCTGGATGAGGACCAGAAACTGTATACAGATGATGAAGATGATGTATATAAAGTGAATAACATTGCCTATGAAGATGTGGTTGGAGGAGAAGATTGGAATCCCATAGAGGAAAAAGTGGAAAGTCAAACCCAGGAAGAGATAAAAGATAGCAAAGAGGAAATTGATAAACATGAAGAGGAGATTGatgatgaaatgaaaagatCAGGGAAACTCAGCTTCGTTGAGGATGAAATAAGAAGAGACAATAAAGATCAAATGTCAGAGGACGTTTCAAAGCTAATGAATTATTACCTGAAGAGGCTGATGGGTGGTGCTGCCAATAGGAAATTAAGGACTGGAGGAGaacttgaggaaaaaagagcaCCCACATTTTTGGATAAGCAACTCGATCCTCAGTCTATAGCTCAGCTGATAGAAATCTCCAGGAATTTACAAATTCCTCCTGAGGATTTAATAGACATGttgaaagctggagaaaaaaagcagcttcagaGTGAAAGGTTGGAAGCTGAGCAGGAAGCAGAACTCCCAGAAGACCTTGATGCGATCGCTGAAACTAATCTAGGACAGagtgatatatttaaaaataacgTAAACTCTAAAAATGGGTACATGAAGCAGCCTCTTAATGTTATTCCAGAAAATCTACCTGAAGACCTCAATATCGAAGATATTGTCAGTCTTCTGGGAACTAACAATTTAGCTAATCAGAATCCCTCCTACTTACTAAATCGTCTTAATCAAGGAAATGATTTGCCAAGACTGTCTTACATTCCCAGAAGATTGAAAGGACACCCGTTTCCTAAAGCTGCCTGGATGAACGATTTGGAAAGGCGACAAATGGAGTATGAGAAACTGAATGAGAAGGATGAAGAGCTGGCCGATTACTTGGCAAAGGTGTTGGCAAAATATCCTGAAGTTATCAATACGAACCAGATGAAACGCATCCCAGTTCCAGCTTCTGAAAGCGACTTGCAGGAAGATGACTGGCTGGAGCAGGCCATCAGGGAGCACCTAAGCCAGATGGGACCGCAGGAGGCCGCGAAGTTGGCTTCGCTCAGCCAAAGGCTTTCCATGGCCGGGGAAACCGATGACACACAAAACAGGCAGTATCTGGATGAGGATATGCTAGCAAAGGTGCTAGAGTATCTAAAACAGGAGAAATCAGAGCTTGAAAGAGATCACATTACCAAACGGGCAATGGAAAATATGTAA